Within Micromonospora narathiwatensis, the genomic segment GTTGCACCGCGCCGGGCTCGCCAACCAGCCGACCAGCGTCGCCGTCGACGACGGCCTCACCCTGCGCGAGACCCGCATCTTCGCCGCCGTGCGCTGCGCCCCGCCGGACAACAAACCCACCCCGGTCGAGCGGGACACCTGCGCGCCCTGGCTGCACCGCGAGGTCACGCTCATCCGGCCCACCCTGCGGGTCGTGGTCGCGCTGGGCGCGTTCGCCTGGGCCGCGTGGTGGCCACTGCTGCGCGATGTGTACGGTCAGCGCCCGCCCACACCTCGCCCCGCATTCGGCCATGGGGCACACTGGTCCGGCACGTCCGCACCGGCGCTGCTCGGCTGCTACCACGTCAGCCAGCAGAACACGTTCACCGGGCGGCTGACACCAACGATGTTGGACGACGTGTTCGCCCGGGCGAAACGGCTGGCGGGGGTGGACTGAGGAATGCGTGGGGCGGTGGGATGGACCTCGGCGTGCTGCGCAGGTGGTGGCCGGTCGCGGCGGTGACCCTGCTGCTGGCCGGCACCGCGCTGGCCGCCGGGCACTCCACGATCGGGGCGAGCCGGATCCCGCCCGCCGCGGACAACATCCCGTACGTGCCGGAATACCCCACCGCCGAGCCCGCGCCCTCGATCCCCGTCGAGCCACGGGACGTGGGCGAGCCCACCTCCGGCGGGATTCCCCAGTGGATACTCACCGCCGCGCTGGTCGTGCTGGGCCTGGCCATGCTGGTCGCCCTCGCGTACGCGATCTGGACGGTGGTCGGCGGGGTGCTGCGGCGGACCACCCGGGCCCTCCCGACGAAGCGGACCCGGCGTACCGCCGAGGGCACC encodes:
- a CDS encoding uracil-DNA glycosylase, with amino-acid sequence MAEPRTPQDVVARAARATDLADLDGAVSNCFACPRLVSWREEVARTKRAAFRDQEYWGRPVPGFGAPDARIAILGLAPAAHGGNRTGRIFTGDRSGDVLFAALHRAGLANQPTSVAVDDGLTLRETRIFAAVRCAPPDNKPTPVERDTCAPWLHREVTLIRPTLRVVVALGAFAWAAWWPLLRDVYGQRPPTPRPAFGHGAHWSGTSAPALLGCYHVSQQNTFTGRLTPTMLDDVFARAKRLAGVD
- a CDS encoding DUF4129 domain-containing protein — its product is MDLGVLRRWWPVAAVTLLLAGTALAAGHSTIGASRIPPAADNIPYVPEYPTAEPAPSIPVEPRDVGEPTSGGIPQWILTAALVVLGLAMLVALAYAIWTVVGGVLRRTTRALPTKRTRRTAEGTAREVVAALDAGLEELDDRSTDPRTAVIACWVRLEEAAEEAGVPRLAEDTSTDLVSRLLRGDPAAGVPAIASADVLDGFAHVYREARYATHTVDERMRDQARAALRRLRGELTSLAGAGEEPR